One window from the genome of [Mycobacterium] stephanolepidis encodes:
- a CDS encoding ATP-dependent helicase, protein MPTPTASPRSWDGAAADLLDPARQGRFVVVGGSGTGKTSLLVDIVAARTAAGASPESILVLTGSTRASVELRSRISAAVFERRGTMAIREPMVRTVHSYAFAMLAAHAARQGNPPPRLITAAEQDSIVRDLLCGNAEDNGGSWPASLRPALTTAGFATGVRDLMARCTERGIDARDLRAIGRRHNRPEWVAVADLARQYEEVMLLRSSVGMAAPQATVPALGAAELVGSVLENFAIEPGILAAERDRIGLLLVDDSQHLDPQAALLVRLLAGGASLSVFTGDPNQTVFGFRGADAQLLQTTADDGATTIELHSSHRCAAPVAELANTVAGRLPGSSPARMIGGAENVSGAVRLAAVSTETAEASLVVDLLRRSHLIDGVPWSQMAVIVRSVPRSGAALRRALQSAGVPVHAESYDGPVAAVPAVHALLLAVSCAQGSLNDEDAVTLVTGPIGRVDPVALRRLRRQLLRAEEARGGDGNSAVLLRSVLVDTDDARLRALTDIQAAPLRRVRAVIASVRGAIISGAGVLDVLWAAWIRSGLQRRWDGLSQRGGPLGAQADRDLDAVSALFDLASEHVARTPGIGVTGLIDHIRSLALAGQHTTGEPDAVSIVSAHAAVGRQWDVVAIPGVQEGLWPNTAPRGGVLRTQELMDVLAGIDHPACVDGAAVALAEERRLLLLAVGRAARRVLVTAVDNENADVGGGSAMASRFLTELMVAHPQWVMPERRAGVPESRTLTTANLVGELRAVVTASTGTVSDARRRAAARQLARLAEAGVSGADPGSWYGLADVSSEDPLWHAEDGPVRLSPSNVETLMACPLRWLLERHGGTDLTDPRRALGTLVHALVGEHPADTEAMYRELDKAWESMPFESQWYASNELRRHHELLEAFSAWRTATRSELTEVAREIGVDGVLTHAEHPQVRLVGRIDRLERDAEGRAVVIDIKTGKSPATKDDAQQHAQLATYQVAAAEGLIAGQPAGEPGGGRLVYVAKPNLDDGATQRHQDPLTPAAQEAWRDTIHTAAANTKGPLFIARVNDGCGHCPLRACCPVQADGQAVCQS, encoded by the coding sequence ATGCCGACGCCGACCGCCTCCCCCCGATCGTGGGACGGCGCGGCGGCAGATCTGCTGGACCCGGCCCGGCAGGGCCGGTTCGTCGTGGTCGGCGGTAGCGGAACCGGCAAGACGAGCCTGCTGGTAGACATCGTGGCGGCGCGAACCGCCGCGGGCGCGAGCCCGGAATCCATTCTTGTGCTCACGGGTTCCACCCGGGCGAGCGTCGAACTGCGCAGCCGGATCTCTGCGGCGGTGTTCGAGCGCCGCGGAACCATGGCCATCCGTGAACCCATGGTCCGCACCGTGCACTCGTATGCCTTCGCCATGCTGGCCGCCCACGCCGCCCGCCAGGGCAATCCGCCGCCGCGTTTGATCACTGCTGCCGAACAGGACAGCATTGTGCGGGACTTGTTGTGCGGCAACGCTGAAGACAATGGTGGCTCCTGGCCCGCCTCGCTGCGGCCCGCGTTGACGACGGCCGGTTTCGCGACCGGTGTTCGAGATCTCATGGCGCGGTGCACCGAGCGCGGTATCGACGCGAGGGATCTTCGTGCCATAGGTCGGCGGCACAACCGCCCGGAGTGGGTCGCGGTTGCCGACCTCGCGCGGCAATATGAGGAGGTCATGCTGCTGCGCTCCTCGGTGGGGATGGCGGCTCCACAGGCCACGGTGCCTGCACTCGGAGCCGCCGAGTTGGTCGGATCGGTGCTGGAAAACTTCGCCATCGAGCCGGGAATCCTTGCCGCCGAGCGCGATCGGATCGGCCTTCTTCTCGTCGACGATTCCCAGCACCTTGATCCGCAGGCCGCGCTGTTGGTGCGACTCCTGGCGGGGGGTGCCTCGCTGTCGGTGTTCACGGGTGACCCCAACCAAACCGTGTTCGGATTCCGCGGGGCCGACGCCCAGCTCTTGCAGACCACCGCCGACGACGGGGCCACGACCATCGAGCTGCACAGTTCACATCGCTGCGCTGCCCCGGTCGCCGAGCTTGCGAACACCGTGGCAGGACGGCTACCCGGAAGCTCACCTGCCCGCATGATCGGCGGGGCGGAGAACGTCTCGGGCGCCGTTCGTCTGGCCGCCGTGTCCACCGAAACCGCGGAGGCGTCGCTCGTTGTCGACCTTCTGCGGCGCTCCCACCTGATCGATGGGGTGCCGTGGTCTCAGATGGCGGTCATTGTCAGGTCGGTGCCGCGCAGTGGCGCGGCACTGCGACGCGCTCTGCAGTCGGCCGGTGTCCCAGTGCATGCGGAGTCGTATGACGGTCCGGTGGCCGCTGTTCCGGCCGTACATGCGCTGCTGCTGGCGGTGTCCTGCGCGCAGGGCAGTCTGAACGACGAGGATGCGGTGACATTGGTGACCGGTCCGATCGGGCGTGTGGATCCGGTAGCGCTCAGGCGGTTACGCCGCCAATTGCTGCGGGCCGAGGAAGCCCGGGGCGGGGACGGAAACAGCGCCGTGCTGTTGCGTTCGGTTCTGGTCGATACCGACGACGCGCGGCTCAGGGCGCTCACCGACATCCAGGCCGCGCCACTGCGACGCGTGCGTGCGGTTATCGCCTCCGTGCGCGGGGCCATCATCTCCGGCGCCGGCGTCCTCGACGTGCTGTGGGCGGCGTGGATTCGGTCGGGTCTGCAACGCCGTTGGGACGGGCTGTCGCAACGGGGAGGTCCGCTGGGTGCGCAAGCAGACCGCGACCTCGACGCGGTGTCCGCACTGTTCGACCTGGCATCCGAACATGTGGCGCGCACACCAGGTATCGGAGTGACGGGACTGATCGACCACATCCGTTCACTGGCGCTCGCCGGTCAGCACACGACGGGTGAGCCCGATGCGGTGTCCATCGTCAGCGCGCACGCAGCCGTGGGACGGCAGTGGGATGTGGTCGCGATCCCCGGTGTGCAAGAGGGGCTGTGGCCGAACACCGCGCCGCGGGGTGGGGTGCTGCGCACCCAGGAGCTGATGGATGTGCTGGCAGGCATTGACCACCCCGCATGTGTCGATGGGGCGGCGGTAGCGCTCGCTGAGGAACGCCGACTGCTGCTGCTGGCCGTGGGTAGGGCGGCTCGCCGGGTGCTCGTCACGGCTGTCGACAACGAGAATGCCGATGTGGGCGGCGGTTCCGCGATGGCCTCCCGCTTTCTCACCGAGCTCATGGTCGCGCATCCGCAATGGGTGATGCCGGAACGTCGCGCGGGAGTGCCGGAGTCCCGGACCCTGACCACCGCCAACCTCGTCGGAGAACTGCGGGCCGTCGTCACCGCATCCACGGGCACCGTGAGCGATGCTCGTCGTCGCGCGGCAGCGCGTCAGCTGGCTCGCCTTGCGGAGGCCGGTGTCTCCGGCGCAGACCCCGGGTCTTGGTACGGGCTCGCCGATGTCAGTAGCGAGGATCCGCTGTGGCATGCCGAGGACGGCCCGGTTCGCTTGTCACCATCCAACGTCGAGACGCTGATGGCCTGCCCGCTGCGTTGGCTGCTGGAACGGCATGGCGGCACCGATCTGACCGATCCCCGCCGGGCGCTCGGGACACTGGTGCATGCGCTCGTCGGTGAGCATCCCGCGGATACCGAGGCCATGTATCGCGAGCTCGACAAGGCTTGGGAATCAATGCCATTCGAGTCGCAGTGGTATGCGAGTAACGAGCTGCGCAGGCATCATGAACTACTGGAGGCGTTCTCCGCGTGGCGTACGGCAACGCGCAGTGAACTCACCGAAGTCGCTCGAGAGATCGGCGTCGACGGGGTGCTCACGCACGCCGAGCACCCGCAGGTGCGGCTGGTCGGCCGCATCGATCGGTTGGAACGGGACGCCGAGGGACGCGCCGTCGTCATCGATATCAAGACCGGAAAGAGCCCTGCCACTAAGGACGATGCGCAACAGCACGCCCAGCTCGCCACCTATCAGGTCGCCGCTGCCGAAGGCCTCATCGCGGGACAGCCGGCGGGTGAGCCCGGTGGCGGCCGATTGGTGTACGTCGCCAAACCGAACCTCGATGACGGGGCTACTCAACGTCATCAGGACCCGTTGACGCCTGCCGCTCAGGAGGCCTGGCGTGACACCATCCACACCGCCGCGGCCAACACGAAGGGGCCGCTGTTCATCGCGCGGGTCAATGACGGATGCGGGCACTGCCCGCTGCGCGCATGCTGCCCCGTGCAGGCAGATGGGCAGGCGGTGTGCCAGTCGTGA
- a CDS encoding alpha/beta fold hydrolase codes for MTPTLKTHRYGPDEPARLVALHGLTGHGKRWAPLLDEHLPDVPTLTLDLLGHGRSPAPAPWSLEAHADAVAAVLDETHSGPIVVVAHSFGGATALHLAARRPDLVKSLVLLDPAIGLDGDWMRQIAEQMVTYPDYTDRAEAKSDKVAGAWSDVPDHVIEAELDEHLIELPNGRWGWRMNLPAVVTAWSELARDIALPDNIIRVTLLRATRTSPPYVTTGLLDALAARLGDRFELIDIDCDHMVSQSRPAETAAAIRSHLE; via the coding sequence GTGACACCGACGCTGAAGACCCACCGGTACGGCCCCGATGAACCCGCGCGTCTCGTGGCGTTGCACGGACTCACCGGACACGGCAAGCGCTGGGCGCCGCTTCTCGACGAGCACCTGCCGGATGTGCCCACCCTGACACTGGACCTGCTGGGCCACGGGCGCTCCCCCGCGCCCGCGCCGTGGTCACTGGAAGCGCATGCCGATGCGGTTGCCGCGGTGCTCGACGAAACGCACTCGGGGCCCATCGTGGTGGTGGCGCACTCGTTCGGTGGCGCCACCGCGTTGCATCTGGCCGCGCGCAGACCCGACCTCGTGAAGTCGCTCGTGCTGCTGGACCCGGCGATCGGACTGGACGGCGACTGGATGCGTCAGATCGCCGAACAGATGGTGACCTATCCGGATTACACCGACCGTGCCGAGGCAAAGTCGGACAAGGTCGCGGGAGCGTGGTCGGACGTCCCGGACCACGTCATTGAGGCAGAACTGGATGAACACCTGATCGAACTGCCGAACGGTCGGTGGGGCTGGCGCATGAATCTACCCGCCGTAGTCACCGCATGGAGCGAGCTGGCCCGCGATATCGCTCTGCCGGACAACATTATTCGCGTTACCCTACTGCGTGCTACCCGGACCTCACCGCCCTATGTGACCACCGGACTGCTGGACGCTCTTGCCGCCAGGCTCGGCGACCGGTTCGAACTGATAGACATCGACTGCGACCACATGGTGTCCCAATCACGACCCGCCGAAACCGCCGCCGCGATACGGTCACACCTGGAGTAA
- a CDS encoding MGMT family protein — MATVTEEQVELVRSLVASIPAGRVATYGDIADAAGLSSARIVGWIMRTDSADLPWHRVIGASGRPAPHIRTRQLELLRAEGVLAVDGRIALRDVRHGF; from the coding sequence ATGGCGACCGTCACCGAAGAACAAGTCGAGCTGGTGCGCTCGCTGGTCGCGTCGATACCGGCCGGTCGGGTGGCCACATACGGCGATATCGCCGACGCGGCAGGCCTTTCCAGCGCACGAATCGTCGGATGGATCATGCGCACCGATTCGGCCGACCTCCCCTGGCATCGTGTCATCGGGGCAAGCGGTCGCCCCGCACCTCATATCCGGACCCGACAGCTCGAACTGTTGAGGGCCGAGGGCGTGCTGGCGGTGGACGGACGAATCGCGTTACGCGACGTCCGCCACGGCTTCTAG
- a CDS encoding sirohydrochlorin chelatase yields the protein MDDGLRTRGSSAVEYVLVAHGTRSAAGVENIAALAEAVSSRIGAVRTAFVDVLGPTPSEVLSTIEGPAVLVPAFLASGYHVHHDIPQHVELSGHPNVAVTQTLGPDPVLAGVMAERLREAGWRHGDAVVLAAAGSSDPRARHEVHTAANMLAHHTGPVRVGYVATGEPRVPDVVAAARASGRRVFIASYLLAQGLFQERLAECGADGVAQPLGVHPEIVNLLVRRFASAAAVPGALEAVADVA from the coding sequence ATGGATGACGGTCTTCGCACACGGGGTTCGTCCGCAGTTGAATACGTCTTGGTCGCACATGGAACGCGTTCGGCCGCCGGCGTGGAGAACATCGCGGCGCTTGCTGAGGCGGTGTCGTCGCGCATAGGTGCGGTGCGCACCGCATTCGTCGATGTGCTGGGTCCTACCCCGTCAGAGGTGCTGTCGACGATCGAAGGTCCCGCGGTCTTGGTTCCGGCCTTTCTGGCATCGGGATATCATGTGCACCACGATATTCCGCAGCATGTCGAGCTCAGTGGACATCCCAACGTCGCGGTGACCCAAACATTGGGGCCCGATCCGGTGCTGGCCGGGGTGATGGCCGAGCGGTTGCGCGAGGCCGGGTGGCGTCATGGCGATGCGGTGGTGCTCGCGGCGGCAGGGTCTTCTGATCCCCGGGCTCGTCATGAGGTGCACACCGCGGCGAACATGCTGGCGCATCACACCGGCCCCGTCAGGGTGGGCTATGTCGCCACAGGTGAACCGCGGGTGCCCGACGTGGTCGCAGCAGCGCGTGCGAGCGGCCGGCGTGTGTTCATCGCGTCATATCTTTTGGCGCAAGGACTGTTTCAGGAGCGCCTGGCCGAGTGCGGGGCCGATGGCGTCGCGCAGCCGTTGGGTGTGCATCCCGAGATTGTGAATCTCCTGGTACGCCGGTTCGCTTCGGCGGCGGCGGTGCCGGGTGCGCTAGAAGCCGTGGCGGACGTCGCGTAA
- a CDS encoding uroporphyrinogen-III synthase produces MPRNEQERRLDGFTIGVTAARRSEELIALLERRGAAVVYAAAIRIIPLADDAELREATELVIADPPDVTVATTGIGFRGWIEAADEWGVAEGLKSALESGRLVARGPKATGAIRQAGLREEWSPASESSAEVLDRLLEEGVEGRRIAVQLHGAATEWEPIADLCEALTIAGAQVIRVPVYRWEPPEDQRPMDRMISMAINAELDGISFTSAPAVASMLGRAKATGRLDELLSALRGRVAPLCVGPVTAAPLEVLGVQTTQPERARLGALARHVADELPRRAPRFHAGGHVVSVRSCGIAVDGETRQISPAGMALMKRLMVRPGQVVSREDLLGVLPGGGDDTHAVETAMTRLRSALGAPKVIQTVVKRGYRLAIDPTMIGECHG; encoded by the coding sequence TTGCCGCGTAACGAACAAGAGCGTCGGCTCGACGGGTTCACCATCGGTGTCACTGCTGCGCGCCGGTCGGAGGAATTGATCGCACTCCTGGAACGCCGGGGCGCTGCAGTTGTGTACGCCGCGGCCATCCGGATCATCCCGCTCGCGGATGACGCCGAGTTGCGCGAGGCCACCGAGCTCGTCATCGCCGACCCGCCCGACGTCACGGTGGCCACCACCGGAATCGGGTTCCGTGGCTGGATCGAAGCCGCTGACGAATGGGGTGTGGCTGAAGGTCTCAAGTCGGCGTTGGAGTCCGGGCGTTTGGTCGCCCGCGGGCCGAAAGCTACTGGGGCGATTCGCCAAGCAGGTCTGCGTGAAGAGTGGTCACCCGCGTCCGAGTCGTCAGCGGAGGTGCTGGATAGGCTCCTGGAAGAGGGTGTCGAGGGCCGGCGTATCGCCGTGCAGCTTCACGGTGCCGCCACCGAGTGGGAGCCCATCGCCGATCTCTGTGAAGCGCTGACAATCGCTGGTGCGCAGGTGATTCGGGTGCCGGTATACCGTTGGGAACCGCCGGAGGACCAGCGGCCGATGGACCGCATGATCTCCATGGCCATCAATGCCGAGCTGGACGGGATCAGTTTCACAAGCGCTCCCGCGGTGGCATCAATGCTTGGTCGCGCCAAGGCAACCGGGCGATTGGATGAGCTACTGTCCGCGCTGCGGGGCAGAGTGGCGCCGCTGTGTGTTGGCCCGGTGACCGCGGCGCCGCTGGAAGTGTTGGGTGTGCAGACAACGCAACCCGAACGAGCGCGGCTGGGGGCGTTGGCCCGGCACGTTGCTGATGAATTGCCCAGGCGTGCACCGCGTTTCCATGCCGGCGGGCATGTTGTGAGTGTGCGCAGCTGCGGGATTGCGGTTGACGGCGAGACGCGTCAGATCTCTCCGGCGGGAATGGCGTTGATGAAACGGCTGATGGTGCGTCCAGGTCAGGTGGTATCTCGCGAAGATCTGTTGGGTGTCCTGCCCGGCGGCGGAGACGACACCCATGCGGTTGAGACGGCGATGACGCGCCTGCGGTCTGCGCTCGGTGCGCCGAAAGTGATTCAGACAGTGGTCAAGCGGGGTTATCGGCTGGCGATTGATCCGACCATGATTGGAGAATGCCATGGATGA
- the nirD gene encoding nitrite reductase small subunit NirD has protein sequence MWSTVCAVDSLTPGRGAAVLLPDDVQAALFLLSNGELYAVGNIDPYGHAAVMSRGLTGDRGGEPTVASPLLKQVFSLIDGRCLDDASRRLPVFEVRVVNGNVEIGMLRSRHRNAVAA, from the coding sequence GTGTGGTCGACGGTCTGTGCGGTGGACTCGCTCACTCCTGGCCGGGGTGCTGCGGTACTCCTTCCGGATGATGTGCAGGCTGCACTGTTTCTGCTGTCCAATGGAGAGCTGTACGCGGTCGGTAACATCGATCCATACGGTCATGCCGCCGTCATGTCGCGCGGTTTGACCGGTGACCGTGGCGGCGAGCCGACAGTGGCTTCGCCGCTGCTCAAGCAGGTCTTCTCGCTAATAGACGGGCGTTGCCTCGATGATGCGTCGCGCCGGTTGCCAGTCTTCGAGGTGCGGGTGGTCAATGGAAACGTCGAAATCGGAATGCTCAGGAGCCGACACCGGAACGCGGTTGCCGCGTAA
- the nirB gene encoding nitrite reductase large subunit NirB, with amino-acid sequence MNKKVVVIGHGMVGHRFVQVLRERDATDQWQVTVLGEEADAAYDRVALSSYIESWDRDSLALIGNSYADDPMVTLHLGDRVVGIDRAGQTVTTEAGTVLDYDALVMATGSYPFVPPVPGGDADGCFVYRTMDDLDAIKAVADKSPGAAGVVIGGGLLGLEAANALRLMGLAPHVVELNPRLMHLQVDEGGGALLTRLVTDLGLTVHTSVSTAAIEKAEDGTLSIQLSDGSAIDASVLVFSAGIRPRDELARECGLELAERGGIFTDSGCQTSDLHIYAIGEVAAIEGRCYGLVAPGYTTAEIVADRLLGGTSEFPGADLSTKLKLLGVDVASFGDAHGTSDGALEVVFNDATKGTYAKLVVSDDARTLLGGILVGDASAYGTLRPMLGRELPADPAALIAPSGAEIGVGALPDDAQICSCNAVTKGAICSAICEGATDVPALKAATCAGTSCGSCIPMLKQILAAQGVEQSKALCEHFAQSRAELFQVVQVTGIRTFSELIAKHGTGTGCDICKPTVASILASTSSDHILEGEQAALQDTNDHFLANMQKNGTYSVVPRLPGGEVTPEKLIVIGEVAKEFGLYTKITGGQRIDLFGARVEQLPLIWKRLIDAGMESGQAYGKSLRTVKSCVGSTWCRYGVQDSVGMAVELELRYRGLRSPHKLKMGVSGCARECAEARGKDVGVIATENGWNLYVGGNGGATPVHAKLLAGDLDSETLIKYIDRYLMFYIRTADRLQRTAPWQEAIEGGLDHIRAVVCEDSLGIADDLEAAMARHVEGYSDEWAAVLADEDKLRRFVSFVNAPEELDSTIAFDDSGPRKIPVLLGTPGFRSATESAT; translated from the coding sequence ATGAACAAGAAAGTCGTCGTCATCGGCCATGGAATGGTCGGCCACCGATTTGTCCAGGTGCTTCGCGAGCGTGACGCCACCGATCAGTGGCAGGTCACCGTCCTCGGCGAGGAAGCCGACGCCGCCTACGACCGCGTGGCCCTGTCCTCGTACATCGAGAGCTGGGACCGGGACTCGTTGGCGCTCATCGGAAACAGCTATGCCGATGACCCCATGGTGACTCTTCATCTCGGGGACCGGGTGGTCGGAATCGACCGGGCGGGGCAGACGGTCACCACCGAGGCGGGCACCGTCCTGGATTACGACGCGCTCGTGATGGCCACCGGCTCATACCCGTTTGTGCCCCCGGTGCCCGGTGGTGACGCCGACGGCTGCTTCGTCTACCGCACCATGGATGATCTGGACGCCATCAAGGCCGTCGCCGACAAGTCGCCCGGTGCTGCGGGTGTCGTCATCGGCGGTGGGCTGCTCGGTTTGGAAGCCGCGAATGCGTTGCGCCTCATGGGCTTGGCCCCGCACGTCGTGGAGCTCAATCCTCGCCTCATGCACCTGCAGGTCGACGAGGGTGGCGGTGCCCTGCTGACCCGGCTGGTGACCGATCTCGGGCTGACGGTGCACACCAGCGTGTCCACGGCGGCCATCGAGAAGGCAGAAGACGGAACGCTGTCCATACAGCTGTCGGACGGATCCGCGATCGATGCCTCGGTGTTGGTGTTCTCGGCGGGCATCCGGCCGCGTGATGAGCTGGCCCGGGAATGCGGCCTTGAGTTGGCCGAACGCGGAGGCATATTCACCGATTCCGGTTGCCAAACAAGCGATCTGCACATCTATGCGATCGGTGAAGTAGCCGCCATCGAGGGCCGCTGCTATGGGCTCGTCGCGCCCGGGTACACGACCGCCGAGATTGTCGCGGACCGGCTACTCGGCGGCACCTCCGAGTTTCCGGGCGCCGATCTGTCCACCAAGCTCAAGTTGCTCGGGGTGGATGTCGCCAGCTTCGGCGATGCCCACGGTACCTCCGACGGTGCCCTGGAGGTCGTCTTCAATGACGCCACCAAGGGCACCTACGCCAAGCTTGTGGTCTCCGACGATGCGCGAACCTTGTTGGGCGGCATCCTCGTCGGTGACGCGAGCGCCTACGGCACCCTGCGGCCCATGCTCGGCCGGGAACTGCCGGCAGACCCGGCTGCACTGATCGCGCCCTCGGGTGCGGAGATCGGCGTCGGCGCACTGCCCGATGACGCGCAGATCTGCTCGTGCAACGCGGTGACCAAAGGCGCGATCTGCAGTGCCATCTGTGAGGGTGCCACCGATGTGCCCGCTCTCAAGGCGGCAACCTGCGCCGGAACATCCTGCGGTAGCTGCATTCCCATGCTCAAGCAGATCCTGGCCGCTCAGGGTGTCGAGCAGTCCAAGGCGCTGTGCGAGCATTTCGCACAGTCGCGCGCCGAGCTGTTCCAGGTGGTGCAGGTGACCGGCATCCGGACATTCTCGGAGCTGATCGCCAAGCACGGCACCGGAACCGGCTGCGATATCTGCAAGCCCACGGTCGCGTCCATCTTGGCCTCGACGTCCAGCGATCACATCCTGGAGGGGGAGCAGGCCGCGCTGCAGGACACCAACGACCACTTCCTGGCCAACATGCAGAAGAACGGCACTTATTCAGTGGTGCCGCGCCTGCCGGGCGGCGAAGTGACCCCGGAGAAGCTCATCGTCATCGGCGAAGTAGCCAAGGAATTCGGGCTGTACACCAAGATCACCGGTGGTCAGCGCATCGATCTGTTCGGAGCCCGGGTCGAGCAGCTCCCGCTGATCTGGAAGCGACTCATCGACGCCGGCATGGAATCCGGGCAGGCTTACGGCAAGTCCCTGCGCACCGTGAAGAGTTGCGTGGGTTCGACGTGGTGCCGGTACGGGGTTCAGGATTCGGTGGGCATGGCCGTCGAACTCGAATTGCGTTATCGCGGTCTGCGTTCCCCGCACAAGCTCAAGATGGGCGTGTCGGGATGTGCCCGCGAATGCGCCGAAGCCCGGGGCAAGGACGTCGGTGTCATCGCCACCGAGAACGGCTGGAATCTTTATGTCGGAGGTAACGGTGGCGCCACCCCGGTGCACGCCAAACTGCTCGCCGGAGATCTGGATTCAGAGACGCTGATCAAGTACATCGACCGTTACCTGATGTTCTACATCCGCACCGCGGACCGGCTGCAGCGCACGGCGCCGTGGCAGGAAGCGATCGAGGGTGGTCTCGATCACATCCGTGCGGTGGTATGCGAGGACTCGCTCGGTATCGCCGATGACCTGGAAGCCGCCATGGCACGTCACGTTGAGGGCTACTCCGACGAATGGGCGGCCGTCCTGGCCGACGAGGACAAGCTGCGCCGGTTCGTGTCGTTCGTGAACGCGCCCGAAGAGCTCGACTCCACCATCGCATTCGACGACAGCGGCCCGCGGAAGATTCCGGTGCTCTTGGGTACCCCGGGATTCAGGTCCGCCACCGAGTCCGCAACGTAG
- a CDS encoding nitrate/nitrite transporter, with protein MANNTAAAPIARRGRWIENWDPEDVAAWENGGAKVARRNLIWSVVAEHVGFSVWSIWSVMVLFMPQNVYHIDAAGKFFLVAMPTLVGAVLRLPYTFATAWFGGRNWTIFSALVLAVPTSLALYFMAHPETSYTTFMIVAAVAGFGGGNFASSMTNINAFYPQRFKGWALGLNAGGGNIGVPVIQVLGLLVIATAGNRSPHWVAGIYLVLIAFAAVGAALFMDNLANQKTDGRSLINVMKYRDSWIIAFLYIGTFGSFIGFSFAFGQILQLNFLAGLAHSGLTPAQAAAQASLHAAQIAFIGPLLGSLARPFGGWLSDRTGGGKISLYAFVAMIFGAGILVSAGTIDDSTAGAPSGAIMTAYVVGFIVLFVVSGIGNGSVYKMIPSIFAAKAHSAGLDETWSRTMSGALIGVAGAIGALGGVAINLVLRASYLSAAKSATMAFWVFLAFYVVCAVVTWYAYVRRPVGVTVPVLSNSKDEVAV; from the coding sequence ATGGCGAACAACACGGCAGCAGCCCCAATTGCACGGCGCGGACGCTGGATTGAGAACTGGGATCCGGAGGATGTCGCCGCCTGGGAAAACGGCGGTGCGAAAGTGGCGCGGCGCAACCTGATCTGGTCGGTGGTCGCCGAACACGTCGGGTTCTCGGTGTGGTCCATCTGGTCGGTGATGGTTCTGTTCATGCCGCAGAACGTCTATCACATCGATGCCGCCGGAAAGTTCTTCCTGGTGGCCATGCCGACCCTGGTCGGTGCCGTGCTGCGACTGCCATACACCTTCGCCACCGCATGGTTCGGTGGACGCAACTGGACCATCTTCAGCGCCTTGGTCCTGGCGGTGCCGACCTCGCTCGCCTTGTATTTCATGGCGCACCCCGAGACGTCGTACACCACCTTCATGATCGTGGCGGCGGTCGCGGGATTCGGTGGTGGAAACTTCGCCTCCTCGATGACCAACATCAATGCCTTTTATCCGCAACGCTTCAAGGGCTGGGCGCTGGGGCTCAACGCGGGTGGCGGGAACATCGGAGTCCCGGTGATTCAGGTGCTCGGCCTGCTCGTCATCGCCACCGCCGGGAACCGTTCACCGCACTGGGTGGCGGGTATCTACCTCGTGCTGATCGCCTTCGCCGCCGTGGGGGCGGCGCTGTTCATGGACAACCTCGCGAACCAGAAGACCGACGGCCGCTCGCTCATCAACGTGATGAAGTACCGGGATTCGTGGATCATCGCCTTCCTGTACATCGGCACCTTCGGTTCCTTCATCGGGTTCAGCTTCGCGTTCGGACAGATACTGCAGCTGAACTTCCTTGCCGGGCTCGCACACAGCGGCCTGACCCCGGCGCAGGCCGCGGCGCAGGCATCGCTGCACGCCGCGCAGATCGCATTCATCGGACCGCTGCTCGGCTCGCTGGCCCGCCCGTTCGGCGGCTGGCTTTCGGACCGCACGGGCGGCGGCAAGATCTCGCTGTACGCCTTTGTCGCGATGATCTTCGGCGCGGGCATCCTGGTATCCGCCGGAACCATCGACGACAGTACGGCCGGCGCACCCTCCGGAGCCATCATGACCGCCTACGTCGTGGGCTTCATCGTCCTGTTCGTTGTCTCCGGCATCGGCAATGGCTCGGTGTACAAGATGATTCCGTCGATCTTCGCCGCCAAGGCGCATAGCGCCGGACTCGATGAAACCTGGTCGCGCACCATGTCGGGTGCCTTGATCGGTGTGGCCGGAGCCATCGGCGCGCTCGGTGGTGTGGCCATCAACTTGGTGCTGCGCGCGTCCTACCTCAGTGCCGCCAAGTCGGCCACCATGGCGTTCTGGGTGTTCCTCGCCTTCTACGTGGTCTGCGCGGTGGTCACCTGGTACGCCTACGTGAGGCGCCCGGTGGGAGTCACCGTGCCGGTGCTCTCCAATTCCAAAGACGAAGTGGCGGTGTGA